The region TGATAAATTGTGTTATTAAAATTATTCTATGTTTTTAGTTTCACATTCGGGTGCTAGAGTCTTCACAAGAAAATATTTCTGCGCTGTTAATGGGTCTGGAATATCTTATCAACATATCTTATGTGGATGACACAGAGGTCTTTAAGGTATCATGGCAATTCAATATcctttatttgtaaattttgttgTATCTGCTTGTTCCGTTTTAAACCTTTTGGAACTTGGTTTCTAAAGTATTATTTTGCTGATCTTCTGGTTAAATAGGTTTGCTTGGACTATTGGAACTCCTTGATCTTGGAGCTATTTGACTCACATCATAACATGGGCAATCCTGCTGTAACTGCAAACATGATGGGACTGCAGGTACCCAGATTATTTTTGTTACCTTTTCATTTATTATGAAGTATTGGGAATTCAGAAAAAGTACTGCAAATCTTCATTATAGCGCAAGTGTTATCAAGTCATGTGCATTGCGCCTTGTAACTCTTCTTTTTGCCACCTTTTTGGTGGCatctttctccttttcttctcTGGTTTCTGTCTTAGAGTATGCCAGCTAGACATAATTGGTGTCAAATCCAGCAATGATATATATTAggaagtgaaagaaaaaaatcatGTTAGATAAGGCCTCTCTCTCTCTGTAAATCTTTTCTATCTTCTGTGGAgattgatatgaaattgttatTGTTAATTCTAGACAGCACTCTGCTAGTATCTGATTACTGCAGAAGGGTCAGTCATTTCTTGTTAATGAATTGAGTCTGACAGGTACCTTTGCTTCCTGGTATTGTTGATGGCCTTTGTGCCCAGCTTCTGCAACGACGCCGACTTTATGCTGGTATAATGTCAAAGTTAAGAATGCTTATGATCTGTCGTATGGCTAAGCCTGAGGAGGTTCTGATAGTTGAAGATGAAAATGGCAACATTGTTCGAGAGACAATGAAAGATAATGATGTTCTTGTTCAATATAAGGTGATAGATCTCAAATGTAGCCTGTGATGCTTAATCTAGATGACTAACTTTCATGACATCTAATTCCCATTTACAAGTGCTTAATCTTTTACTCCCCTAAAATGGTACTGGCTGATTGTGGCCAACTGGATTGAATGATAGTTTGTGGCTTTCTTCTTaagaaaggtttttttttcttcttgcaATGAGTTGTATACTTCACCTGTAAAGATATGTACTAGGTGCTTTTATCTTGTATCTtaagaaaggtttttttttttcttcttgcaATGATTTGTATACTTCACCTGTAAAGATATCTACTAGGTGCTTTTATCTTGTATAAAGATGCCTGTAAATGGAACTCTTCTATCTTCAGAACAATATGTTGGAGTTGATATGTAGAGCAAATACGTCAAAGCTTTATGCCAACAGCTTTTACAGTATTAGCTTGTGTGTTTGTTAttatcttatatatgtgaaaatttagtTTTTCTCTTCCCGTATTCTGTTGTTAATGAAGTTAAATATTGCAGATCATGAGGGAGACTTTGATCTATTTGTCTCACCTAGATCACGAGGATACTGAAAAGCAGGTATAGTACTCTGAGACATTTAAATTTTCTGTTTTCATAAAGTTAAATGATGTTATGTACTGCTTTCCGACCTAATTCTCCTGAAGTTTGGAATGTATTTGGTCATGAATCTAAATgaaacttttttttctcttccctAAACAACAATATGGATtctataaaaaacaaaaaaaacaaaaacaaaagacaATATAGACCTGTAAAGGTCCAGGCTACCTGCCTGACCCATATGGGTGAGGCCTTTGATAAGGTATTTATGAATTCATGCTGACCCTGcgcaaatgaataataataaacattattttatctaaatatacctataaaaatatgtaaatactaatataaaatatcttttaatatatttactttttaaaaatagtgAAATGGGTTAGTGGGTTGGCTTGATTTGAGCCTGAGCAAGGAATGTAAAATTTTTTCGCACTGCAGTCTTCCCCGTTGTGCATCAGATAAAAAAGAAGCCATCTCTCCAATTTTGAGAACCTAGGGAGAATGAAGGATTCCACTGTAGTTTAGTCTTGGAGCTTAGTTTACCCTCCAGGAATCTTATTTATTAgctattttctattatttattcttttttgaaGTTCATGGCAGATgttaaattattcaattaaatttggATTTGTTTTGTTGTCTATGTAATGCAGATGCTAAAGAAATTGAGCAAGCAATTGAGTGGTGAGGATTGGACTTGGAACAATTTGAACACATTATGTTGGGCAATAGGATCTATTTCTGGTTCCATGATGGAAGAGCAGGTATCCTTTACACCAAGAAATGTTGACCATTAGACACAATGTGATCAGTGACATGCATTTACTTGAATCAGTTGCTGTTCCCTCCTTGTATGCATAATTCTGATATATGGTAAAATTTTTGGTGTTCATGGCAGGAAAATAGGTTTTTGGTGATGGTCATTCGTGACTTGCTGAATTTGTGTGAAATCACTAAAGGGAAAGACAATAAAGCTGTTATTGCTAGTAACATAATGTAAGATATATAATTTCAAGGGTATCTGTAGACTGTCCTGTTGATTTCTCTCTGGAATCTATACCTTTTCAAGCATCTACTTTTCTTTTAAAACCTGGGTTTTATATGGATGGCATGACTATTTTTGGTCATCTTCAGTCTGCCATGTGCTTATTGGTGAATTGGGGATCCTGAAAGAACTTATTTGCTGCTTGTTTTCTTcttgttatattttaaaattgcTTGTATTCATTTAATGTTTGTTATTGGTTTTATTCCAGGTATGTTGTTGGACAGTATCCAAGGTTTTTAAGGGCTCACTGGAAGTTCCTGAAAACTGTTGTGAATAAGCTGTTTGAGTTCATGCATGAAACACATCCTGGAGTTCAGGTAAActaaaaacaaattatttttatcttctgAAATGTTTGATCAAATAATTCTATGGCGAAAAGAAGTTCCTGAAAACTGTTGTCAATAAGCTGTTTGAGTTCATGCATGAGACACATCCTGGATTACAGGTAAACTAATTGTAAAACGGAACAACTTTcatcttttgaaatttttgatcGAATAGTTCTATGGTGAAAACATTTGTATGCTTAACATCACCGATGTGCTTGTCATTGtagtatatttttttttgtttattatggtGCTTTGCAAAGTGTAATTGAAAGTATACCAACAAGTTCAAAATTGCCTTTTATCTAATTTCGTTAATGATCATCTCATTACGTTATGACTTTGCTTCTGATGATGATGAGACAATATTATGGCTGTTATTCATACTATAATGTCCTAATATAACAAGCTGGCTGTGTCAGGATATGGCCTGTGACACATTCTTGAAAATTGTTCAGAAATGCAAGCGAAAGTTTGTGATTGTTCAGGTATCATCTACTTCGGCGTTTGCCTCTTATGGTTATAATATCTTATGTGTTCACGTGCATGCGCACATGTCGGAACCTGTTATATTGATGAACTGTATCTTGTTAATTCAGGTTGGAGAAAATGAACCATTTGTTTCTGAACTTCTATCTGCTCTTGCAACAACAGTTGCTGATCTAGAGCCTCATCAGATTCATTCCTTTTATGAATCTGTATGTCTCTTTCCAATGCCTCTACTATCCAGATCTTTGCATGTCTAATCTGTTGCTGAATGAgctcaattttcctttttgtgtttttcttaattttaaattttaggttgGTCATATGATTCAAGCAGAATCTGATCCCCATAAGAGGGATGAATACTTGCAGAGACTGATGGCACTTCCCAACCAGGTTTGTTATTGATAGACTTAAGGTTACCTTTTCTTGTTTGCTCGAATATGTGCATGTGTCTGTCATTGCATGCAAATGTGGTGAGGTTGTGCTGGTAGTTTGATTCTGAAGATGCTGCTTGTTATGCAGAAATGGGGTGAAATTATAGGGCAGGCACGTCAAAGTGTTGACTTCCTTAAAGATCAGGATGTGATAAGAACTGTGCTGAACATACTGCAGGTATTCTTATTCCAATATAAAgtgtgtattttttatttcttttgttgaaCTTTTATGGAACATATTATTTTTTCACATGGTTGGCAGGTATCTGCCTTACGCCGAAAAATAAGCATGTTTACTTTAATCTGGTTCTAGTGTattgacaaaataaaaaatagaaattaaaaaggtAGTTGGCTCAAAAACTTATCATTTATGTGGAGGGGAGGATTCTCAATTGctatgataaattaattatttatgccCATGCATCTGTTGATGGATTCTTAGGTGGTGGATTAGAGCTATTCTTTCCTTGCAGACTTGATATTTGTGATGTATGCATCCTGTGGTTATAATTCAATGCTTATTGGGATTTTGTGAGGCTTAGAATGAGTCTTCACCTTGCAGACAAATACTAGTGTGGCCAGTTCTCTTGGAACATATTTCTTATCTCAGATTTCTTTAATATTCCTGGACATGCTCAATGTGTACAGGTAAATTTCATTTGTTCAAATTGCAAAATTGAGCATGGAAATTCTGTAAACTGTCTTTTTTGCTAACATGAGTAGTTTATGGTTCTGCAATAAATTGGACAGAATGTACAGTGAGCTTATATCAAGCAGTATTGCAGAAGGTGTACCCTTTGCTTCAAAAACATCCTATGTGAAACTTCTACGGTGAGATCAATTTTTACAGACAtccttttctttgtttgtttcaTCCAATAGTCtctcatttatttattatgctttatgAGGCAGATCTGTTAAGAGGGAGACTCTTAAGCTCATTGAGACATTTTTAGACAAGGCAGAAGATCAACCGCAAATTGGGAAACAATTTGTGCCCCCAATGATGGATCCAGTTCTTGGTGATTATGCTAGGAATATGCCAGATGCTAGAGAGTCTGAAGTTTTATCACTTTTTGCTACAATAATAAACAAGTATGATAACCATTTAATACAGTATTCCATTTTCAATAATGTGATTTTTAACACTAATCAGAAACTTCTTGAATAAATGGAGCACTTCTTGATCCTTCAGATGTAAAGGTTAGGATGTATTTGGTATTTGTTGATTAATGCTTATTTATGTctgtttttcttatttaattataaGGCCCAGATGAAAAGAGGTATGGGAAGCACTTTTTATCTTTGCACATTAATTTTGCTAAGACTGTTGCCTCTGAAGCAGCTATCTTTTCCTTGTTAGTccaaatagttttattttatttatttgttttaaattggtGCTTCATTCCCATATGCTCTGACCTTTGTCTACAACTCTTCAAGCCATTGCATATTTAATTGTTTTAAGGCTAAGTGCAACATTGTATCTATGCAAAACATAGCAACATTGACCTTCTGTTTATCACACTGGTACTGGCATATAGTATTTCCGTTTCTTGTTAGCATCGTTGGTGGTTGTCATTTTTAGTATCAAATCTTtgcatttcttgtaattttggtcCTGTTATTTATGCATGAAGGTACAAAGCTGCAATGATAGATGATGTTCCCCGTATATTTGAAGCTGTTTTCCAGTGCACGCTGGAGGTgagttttatttatatatttattttatgcatGTTACTGAAAGGAGGAAGAGCTTAGGATGTGGTACTAAATGGAAAAGCGCCCTAAAAGGAATTCTGATACTGTGTATTAAGTCATGAGAAATTACTGGAGCAAGCATGTCAAGAATGAGTGCTGAATTGCTGCATGCATGCCACTAAGCAAACTGAAGGTCCCACAGAAGTTATGGTCTGTTATAACTAATGGTGGAATTTTTCTTGATTGTTTTCACATTTCCTTGAGATATGATAAATTCTGGATTCTTACCATGTGAATTAGGCGCTGACATTTAACATGCCATAAAGGCattatttgataatatttttgcTGAAAGTCTGATGCTGATGATCCGTTGAAGCTGAAATGTTATAGTTTGTTCATGTGTTACTAGGACTCGGGGTGAGTGTCGGATACCCGTATGTGTCCGAAATGGGTATGcttaattttcttttcaagttcTCTTCTACATTTGGAAGATTGTATCCTCGTTCCCATGTCTGAATAGTGTGGGAAATGGATGCTTTTGGGAAAATGAAGAATCAGAATAACACAGGTTTTTCTTAAGCTGCTTTGCCTATTATTTATTGTTGCCATGGCCTGCAGATgataaccaaaaattttgaagatTACCCGGAACATCGCCTCAAGTTCTTTTCATTGCTTCGTGCCATCGCTACTCATTGTTTCCCTGCACTTATTCAGTTGTCAAGTCAGGTTAGTAATGATTTCTTCTTTTTGGTGATCAAATTATAGCTGTCCTAtaattaaaagcttgaaataattctttaaatttctttttcggTCTAAGCTTTTGAAAGAGTTTCATGTTAATTGTTAATTACTGGTTTTTGtttttcatgcatttgcatcagCAACTAAAGCTGGTTATGGATTCAATCATTTGGGCATTTCGGCATACAGAGAGGAATATTGCAGAAACTGGTTTAAATCTTCTATTGGAGATGCTGAGAAACTTTCAGGTTTGACAATGTTGCTCTTTTTGCATATTTGATTACCGTGTTGATTTATGAGCCAGATGTTGAGTTTTCGGTTTTGGTAACTTGGCAGGCTTCTGAATTTTGTAACCAGTTCTATCGAACATACTTTTTGACAATTGAGCAAGAAATATTTGCCGTCTTGACAGACACATTTCACAAACCTGGCTTCAAGTTGCATGTCTTGATTTTACAGCAGCTGTTCTGCCTGGTTAAGTATCTTACTTTGCCTCGATTTCTCCAACTTTGGATCAGTTTTATCTTACTTAACAAATTGTTCTCAGGTTGAGAATGGTTTATTGACTGAGCCCTTGTGGGATGCTGCTACGGTTCCACTTCAGTATCCAAATAATGAAATGTTTGTTCGTGAATACACAATAAAACTTCTTACTACATCATTCCCCAACATGACTGCAGCCGAGGTAAATAATTGGTTCAGATAATTCTTTTATCTATCGAGTTGATATAATCTGATCTATGTGGATTTCAGGTCACTCAATTAGTGAATGGACTATTTGACTCGAGAAATGATTTGCCAACATTTAAGAATCACATACGGGATTTTCTTGTgcaatcaaaagaattttcagcTCAGGTAAAAGCTTAGAAATAGGAAAATGAACAACCCTTCTTAGCTTACAAGCTCGTAGACAGATCTATGCTATCAATGGTGGAGTTTTCTGTGGTTTGCTTCAATGAACGAGCTGATTGTTTTAGCTGTATTTTCTGCAGGACAATAAAGATCTCTATGCGGAAGAGGCTGCTGTACAGAGGGAAAAAGAGCGGCAACGGATGCTTTCAATCCCAGGTCTCATAGCCCCAAACGAAATACAAGACGAGATGTTGGACTCTTAGACGTGGCCTAATTTTGCCTTAGCCAAGTTCTTAAGTTTTGACATGGGAGTTAAGGTTGTGCCCGTATCCCGGAATATAAACAAATGCACCATTTGTTGCCCATTGTTACTCATCTCTCCTTTATCAAAAATGGTGAGTCACGAAGTGCGGTTGCTAGAGATGCTGCATGTATGTCAACTAGAAAAGTGTAGAACATTTAGGTAGGGATCTATATATCTCTCTATATCCGATCCTGAGTCGTATTATAGAAGTTCCTTAGCTACAGCTTGATATTTGTACCGTTTAGATGACTGGTTTTGAAGTAATGTTAGTTTCATACAAGGTTAAAAGGGAAACACTAACCTCTGAAAGTTGTGCAGAAtattatcttttttcttttttgagttgATTTAAGTTGAATTCCATCATTACGTGGTTTCAGTGTTGAGTTAACAGAAGGCTTTGTatgttcttttaaaaaaaaccttatacatgttttataaaacagggaaataatTTCAGATTCAATTTTATAGATAAATTGGCAGACCCAAATTTAAGAAATTGAGCAAAGCTAGTTCGGTGTAGAGTTAAAGGAAGAGAAGATTTGCTTCCAAAGGCATGAGCTTGATTCGGACagtttttttcttcaaaaatcacAATAAATCATCATCAaagcaataaaaaattataaaattaaagaaatttcaagTCGAACTAAGTAAGAGAGTGAGCATCATattgaaaggaagaaaaaaaacataGCAACTTTGTATTTTGGGAAAGAGATTTCTTGGTTCACTGTGTAGGGTGGAAAAGAAGGATGTGAAAAAATGAGATTTCTAGTCCTTATTACACTGAATAGGGGTtaatgaattgttttaatattaatatCTCCTCTCAACCCTTAAATACTGTTTTAGTGTACTTGAACTCATAATCTGTtgctaataatattttaataattttaaagtttaaataattaaaaaaatcaattaaactttcAATTAAACATTATTATTCATGTCACCTGTCACGTCCTTAGAGTGTATCTAAAAATGAATTTACttgattaaaaataatgaaaaatttcaaaatttcaagaagGGATTTAAGtaactcaaatttcttttcaattttcacCAAGAAAGATGTGGTTTATCAAAATTCCTCGTAAATAtgatatatactttaattttaatttattaaaaatatgtataaatttatacaaatctaataatatttatattgaatatttttatactatttattttttcttttataaatattcttaaaataattattcatcCAACAAAATAATTGCAAATGCTAACATTTTGTATCAATGAATTCtaaaatattaacattttaaatttctttatccAATCACACTTTTAGAGGCTTCAACAGAAATTATATTTCAGTGATTTAACTTTTGAATGTTCAATTGATTACCATTTCTAATTAAGAgtttgattgatttttaattattttaccaaatttgttttagtatttaagtttttttttcacttattatgtttgaaatttttaaagagtAAGCTACACTTATTGTCACtgaactattaataagtttacatttcaatcactcaactccacaaaattaaaatttgttttgtaGATTCATGATGTTCAAACctctttaataaaaataacttaactGTAAAAGAGGAGAATGAGAATGAGAGCTATTGGTTAGCACGGATGGTGTGATAAGAGAAGGCTATACAATAATGATTTTAACAgtcaaataatttaaatgaaaactttcgaaaaATTCAGAggtcattttgtaactttttaaagttgagtgaccaaaatataagcttactaatagtttaatgaacTTTgatgtaatttaccattttaaacaATATTAGAGTAGTGCAACTGCCAAAACCAGGATTTCATAATCCGGTTTGGCCCGAACGGCTCCGGGGGTACCCCGGCCCATAGAACCCATTCGGCAAATAAACGCGACCTTTTCTCTCTTAAAAAAGAAACTTCCCTTATATTTCTGTATTTAAAAATCTGATCTtcgggaaaaaaaaaaaagacagcagccaaattttttttttccttctataaATTTCTCTCTTTGATCAATCTAAATTTCCAAGTTTTCTCATCACAGAGagaaacaaaaaatcaaaaacagaagtaaaagaaaaaaaaattgttttttgaaggtagaaaaaaaaaatcgaagCTTAAAAGAAGCATGGGTCAAGCTTTTCGCAAGCTCTTCGATACCTTTTTCGGTAACACACAGATGAGggtacttcttctttttttatctgtttaattctttttctttgttttagtttttttttgaacTGATTCTTTTGGTAATTGTTcgtttaaaaaaaatcagaattttCCGGTTTATAGTTAATGTAGAACTGAAGAAATTTGTTACTGTTAATTGTAGTTTGAAAGGAAGAtcataaattttatttgaattctGCAAGTATTTACATTTATAATGATCTTGATAGAAAGGAAGATCATAAATTTTAGTTGAATTCTGCCAGTATTTACATTTATAGTGTTGCTGATAGAAAGGAAGATCATAAATTTTAGTTGAATTCTGCCAGTATTTACATTTATAGTGTTGCTGATAGAAAGGAAGATCATAAATTTTAGTTGAATTCTGCAAGTATTTACATttataatgttgttgatagaaaGGAAGATAATCCCAAATATATTGTATTGTAACTATTTATTATAGCTTGTTTTAGCTGGAATGGACCTGGAAATTTTGACTCCCAACCCTAAAATCTGACCTGATCAACCTGCAGATAAACCTGATTCGATTTGATCATAAAAAGTCAAACCCGAACATGATCATTGCAAAAAATGATCCGAATAAATAACTCAAACTGGAAAAAAAAATCCAGTTAGACTGGAAAAATCGGTTGAGCTAGCGGTTGAACCaggttttataaattttttgaaatttttaatgatttttttaataatttatttaaggttaaaatatgccatatgTCCCGAAGCTCTTTGAAAATTGGAATTTAGTCCTTGTAgttttatttctaggaatttagtcccttttcaaattacaaaattcaagtctagttgttaacaatgttaaaaatattttattaaattcaggttcattgCAAAATTTAACAGCTTTACTGTaggacctgaattttgaaatctgaaaaatagagggactaaatttctaAATTGTGAAGAGTATaaggacttatgacatattttaacctttatttaacTGAAACTGGGCTAGTGGTCGGACTGGGAACCAGTGGCTTAACTGGTTCGGCCATCGGTCTGGTTCCGAAAACATCGGATAAAAGTAACACTCCATTGTTGTCTTCTCCCTAGGCAAGGCTCAAAATATATGTACCTTTGTGTACAACTTTGATACAGGTTCTGTTTCTAATAAGCATGTACGATAGATAATGCATAAGCAGAACATTTTATATTAGCAGTCCGTTTTCCATATGAATCTAGAATTGTTGTTAAATTAGCATAGTGTTTTCTCCTATCTGACTTACGGATTAGCTTATTTCTCATGTCTTTTTATATCgcaattgttttcttttttttccgcTTTATATTCTCCGTCCTTACATGTACTTTCTCTTGAGCTGATATAGGTTGTGATGCTAGGCCTCGACGCAGCTGGCAAAACAACTATATTATATAAGCTACACATTGGAGAAGTTTTATCAACTGTTCCCACTATCGGTAGGCAAGTTGGTTTTAGATATGGTTGATTTACATGATTGAGGCTCCCATATTTTGATGGTTTTCTGTTTCATTTGTCCACGGAGGAGCTGCTATTCGAACAAAGTGGTCGTGTGAAATCTATTTCAGTGTGTATATCAGTTGAGTTGGATGGACAAGTTGATATAACGACTGAGTTCTTGTGTGTTGTCTTGTCCAGGTTTCAATGTCGAGAAAGTTCAATATAAGAATGTGATGTTCACGGTTTGGGATGTTGGTGGACAAGAGAAACTAAGGCCACTCTGGAGGCACTACTTCAACAACACGGATGGACTGGTAATAATTAACTCTCTCAAAggaaaaaaataagttttctccCTTTAACGACACAGATGGACCGGTAATGAAAATCCTCTCTCTCTCTACTATATTTGTCTCTGCAGATCTACGTTGTTGATTCCTTGGACCGAGAGAGGATTCGCCAAGCTAAACAGGAATTTCAGGTTGTAAATTTAGAACAAGCACAAACTTGTTAGCCATTTAGGTTTTAACATAGTCTCTTTTCagttcttaataattttttttccaggCCATAATCAATGATCCATTTATGAGCAATGCTATCATCTTGGTGTTCGCCAACAAGCAGGACTTGGTATGATTCAGTTAGCTGTTTGAGACCCGTCTTTTTTTCTGTATATAGCAAAATGCATGCAGTATTTGCTTGAACTACTGAGAACACATGCATTTTTTTAGTTGCTGGAAGTACCAATGTCAAGGATATTTTAGTTTCGAAAAATAGGTTCTGCTGTTGTTTGCATAGATCCTCCATTTTCTTGTGGTCAGTGAGAACTGTCGTCTATAGCTGCATTTTCGATGACTTCATTCATTTCATTGTTTTGTTTCGTGTTATTGGTTTTCGAGTAACATAATGCGATGCCTCATTAGCAGTGCGCCAAACATTAAGAATTTGTCTGAATAGAATGTAATCCTTAGCTCCAAGGCCCTTAGATAGACATGTTTCGCCTTGTTCTGCTTCTTGAAGAAGGCCTCATTTTCATCATTGTATGAAAACTGTAATTCCCTTAAATCAATCATGCGAGGCATAATAATGGATAAAGCATATGAAGGTGCAGTATGGGTGCTTTGCTTCCCTGAACTAATCATTACTAAATGTTGCTTTTGGCGGATGAATTTATAACACAGATGTTGGCATGTTGCTGTTAGACTGTTACTCAGATTTTGGTGTGAGTGTTGAATACGGATACGTATCCCAAAAAAGTTTATTAAGTTTTTTCCTTTTATTGGTAGGTCCTTAGGAGGTGCTATATCCCATGCTTATGTCCAAATATACATCTAATTCatgtaattaatattatatataaagtagAAGAAAAAGAACCAGAGTAACTTAGTTATCAGGTTCTGGTTAAAAGTTTCATGTTTTGAGCTTTCTGGTTGAAACGAATAAACTATTACTGCCTTTTAGCTTCATTGTGCATAAACCGAAGCTTTATCGATGAAGTATGCCTTTTCCACTTATCTGATCTTGTGTTCCTCCTTCCAGAAAGGTGCCATGACCCCAATGGAGGTATCGGAGGGACTAGGTCTATTCGATATAAAGAATCGGAAATGGCACATACAAGGTACTTGCGCGCTTCGAGGAGATGGCCTGTATGAAGGACTAGACTGGCTATCAGAAACTCTCAAGGAGATGAGAGCTGCCGGATATTCGTCGCTGGGTGCATCATCGATCTAATCATTATCACACAGGTTGGAACTTGGAACCCCTTCCCTTGCTTTATATGTATGGCATGGCATTAAATCAGAGCTTGTCAATGAGAAAAATAATATCGGTGCCATAAATGACTTGATTTAATCTCTTCAGGTactacatcatcatcatcatgagGGGCAGTGAAAGCCAGATGTTTGTAAAAGCCATAAATGACTTGCTTGTAAAAGCCATGTGTTACCAATGGGAAATTAAAACCCAGATGTTGTAATATTTGTTTTGTTAGTGTAAAGCTGATGAAAGTTAGACAAGAGTGAATTCCTCCATTGTGTATATTAACAAAGCTGGTTACTCTACAATGTTCAATGGAAATTGTTACTCTGTCTAGGAATATTTACAAttattttacaatataattaTACTTGTGCAAGTAAAATTTTGAATCACCATTTT is a window of Gossypium hirsutum isolate 1008001.06 chromosome D08, Gossypium_hirsutum_v2.1, whole genome shotgun sequence DNA encoding:
- the LOC107909065 gene encoding ADP-ribosylation factor, whose product is MGQAFRKLFDTFFGNTQMRVVMLGLDAAGKTTILYKLHIGEVLSTVPTIGFNVEKVQYKNVMFTVWDVGGQEKLRPLWRHYFNNTDGLIYVVDSLDRERIRQAKQEFQAIINDPFMSNAIILVFANKQDLKGAMTPMEVSEGLGLFDIKNRKWHIQGTCALRGDGLYEGLDWLSETLKEMRAAGYSSLGASSI